A window of Borrelia sp. A-FGy1 contains these coding sequences:
- the arcC gene encoding carbamate kinase, with protein sequence MDSKKIVVCLGGNSLEYGVGETTAERQLEIIRKSVVGIVDLIESGYDVIISHGNGPQVGRIVLQNELARHETPIMPFDVCGAMSQGMIGYHIEQALRNEFNERGIIKDVAALITQVIVDREDKGLKEPSKPIGPFYDKATALELEKNKGYVLREDSCRGGYRRIVASPMPVEIIETEVIRELIRNKFVVIACGGGGVPIARDLKGNIEGISAVIDKDFASSKLAQDIQADILIIITTVDKVSLNFGKADEVLLDEVNTIEMEKYISEGHFESGSMLPKVKASVDFVKSSSGRLAVITSINNLTKEIGNIKGTIIRD encoded by the coding sequence ATGGATAGCAAAAAGATTGTTGTATGTCTTGGGGGAAATTCTTTAGAGTATGGAGTGGGGGAAACAACAGCAGAGAGACAGTTGGAAATTATAAGGAAGAGTGTTGTAGGAATTGTGGATTTAATTGAGAGTGGATATGATGTAATTATTAGTCATGGCAATGGACCGCAAGTGGGTAGGATAGTGCTTCAGAATGAATTGGCTAGACATGAAACTCCTATTATGCCGTTTGATGTATGTGGAGCTATGAGTCAAGGAATGATAGGATATCATATTGAACAGGCGTTGAGAAATGAGTTTAATGAACGAGGAATAATTAAAGATGTTGCTGCTTTGATTACTCAAGTAATAGTAGATAGGGAAGATAAAGGGTTAAAGGAACCTAGTAAGCCGATTGGCCCATTTTATGATAAAGCTACAGCATTGGAACTTGAGAAAAATAAGGGGTATGTTTTGCGAGAAGATAGCTGTAGGGGCGGCTATAGAAGAATAGTAGCTTCACCAATGCCAGTAGAGATAATAGAGACTGAAGTAATAAGGGAATTAATTAGGAATAAATTTGTAGTTATTGCATGCGGTGGAGGTGGGGTGCCTATTGCGAGAGATTTGAAAGGAAATATTGAAGGAATAAGTGCAGTAATTGATAAAGATTTTGCATCATCTAAATTAGCACAGGATATACAAGCTGATATTTTAATTATAATTACAACGGTCGATAAGGTATCTTTAAATTTTGGTAAAGCAGATGAGGTTTTATTAGACGAAGTTAATACTATAGAGATGGAGAAGTATATAAGTGAGGGACATTTTGAATCAGGGTCTATGTTGCCTAAAGTTAAAGCTAGTGTGGACTTTGTAAAGTCTAGCTCAGGAAGATTGGCTGTTATTACATCAATTAATAATCTCACTAAAGAAATAGGTAATATTAAAGGCACTATTATTAGAGATTAA